ACATGCGCGGTGACGTCGGCGGACGGCGGGTCGATGACCTCCCCGAAGTCGCAGAACGGCAGCTTGTTGGGGAGCGTGCTGGTGTTGTCGACGTCGAAGGCGCCCCAGGCGCCGTTCTTCGACTGCATCCCCAGGTTCCAGCGAACCCCGCGCCCGATGGCCTTCTCGACCCGGTCCGGGTCGTGGTGCCGGACGCGGCGCAGCGCGAGGACGACCTCGGCGGTGTCGTCGATGTCGGGGTAGTTGTCGTTGTGGAACTCGAACGCCCAGCCCCCGGGCGGCAGTTCGGGTCTGCGTACCGACCAGTCGCCGGGCCTGACCACCTGCTCTCCCAGCATCCAGTCGGCGGCCTTGACCAGTTGGGGATGGTCGGCGGGCAGCCCCGCGTCGGCGAGGGCGATGACGGCGAGGCAGGTGTCCCACACCGGCGACTGGCAGGCCTCGATCATCCGGGCCCCGTCCTCGCGCCACACCGTGAAGCGGTCCAGGGACTCCAGCCCGGCCCGCATGACGGGGTGTTCGAGGTCGTAGCCGAGCAGGTGCAGGGCGATCACCGAGTAGACGGCGGGCGGCTGGATGCCTCCCCAGCAGCCGTCGTTCTCCTGGCGCTCGATGATCCAGCGGGCGGCGGCGTTCATGGCCGCCTTCCGCAGCCGGCGCACCGCCACCTTGCGGTAGCCGTGCAGGACCCTGTCGAGACGCTGGAAGGCGCCGTCCCAACTGGCGAGCGGGGCGAAGGACTTGCCCGGGTTCGGCAGGTCGGGGTCGATGTGCAGCTCGTCGAGCGGAAAGGGCGCCGGGCGGACCGGGCGCTTCGCGCTGACGATGGTGAGCGGCACGATGGTCTGCCGGGCCCAGCAGCCGAAGTCGTAGATGTTGAGCGGCATCCACTTCGGGAAGTAGATGAGTTCCGGCGGGAGTTCGGGGAGGTCGTCCCACTTCCACCAGCCGAACAGGGCCAGCCAGATCCGGGTGAAGACCCGGGCGGCGGCGATGCCTCCCCGGTCACGGATCCAGGCGGACGCCTTCGCCATGTGCGGCGCTTCGGGCGCGTCCCCGGCCAGCCGCAGGGCGACGTACGCCTCGACGGTGGCGGAGAGGTCGGCGGGTCCGCCGAAGAACGTGGCCCAGGTGCCGTCGTCGCGCTGCTCGCCGCGGATGAACAACGCGGCTGCCTGGGTGGTCTGTTCGTCACGGATGCCCAGGAACTGACGGAGCAGCAGGTCCTCGGCGTCCATCGTGACGTTGGTCTCCAGGTCGCCCTTCCACCAGCCCTGGGCGTCCTGCCGCGCGAGCAGGGAATCCGTGGCGTGCCTCATGGCCCGCTCGGCGGCATCCTGAACCCCTGCCGCCACTGGGGTGTTGGTGTCGGTTTCGGTGTCGCTGGCCGAGGCAGCGCGAGGCGGGAGTGCCCCGGTGCTTCCGTCGGTCGTCGCTGTCATGGCTTCCCCTTCGTGCAGTGGATGTCTCTGCTGTGGGTCCGCCGTCGGCCGGTGCGCCGCTCAACGCGGCGCCGGCCGGCGACTACGCGAGGCTTATTCGACCGATAGTGATCATCTCTTTCGTACGACGACGAAGT
The DNA window shown above is from Streptomyces sp. NBC_01451 and carries:
- the shc gene encoding squalene--hopene cyclase, whose protein sequence is MTATTDGSTGALPPRAASASDTETDTNTPVAAGVQDAAERAMRHATDSLLARQDAQGWWKGDLETNVTMDAEDLLLRQFLGIRDEQTTQAAALFIRGEQRDDGTWATFFGGPADLSATVEAYVALRLAGDAPEAPHMAKASAWIRDRGGIAAARVFTRIWLALFGWWKWDDLPELPPELIYFPKWMPLNIYDFGCWARQTIVPLTIVSAKRPVRPAPFPLDELHIDPDLPNPGKSFAPLASWDGAFQRLDRVLHGYRKVAVRRLRKAAMNAAARWIIERQENDGCWGGIQPPAVYSVIALHLLGYDLEHPVMRAGLESLDRFTVWREDGARMIEACQSPVWDTCLAVIALADAGLPADHPQLVKAADWMLGEQVVRPGDWSVRRPELPPGGWAFEFHNDNYPDIDDTAEVVLALRRVRHHDPDRVEKAIGRGVRWNLGMQSKNGAWGAFDVDNTSTLPNKLPFCDFGEVIDPPSADVTAHVVEMLAVEGMSHDPRTRRGIEWLLAEQEPGGAWFGRWGVNYVYGTGSVVPALTAAGLPAAHPAIRRAVGWLEKVQNDDGGWGEDLRSYDDSANWSGRGASTASQTAWALLALLAAGERDSKAVERGVEWLAATQMPDGSWDEPYFTGTGFPWDFSINYHLYRQVFPLTALGRYVNGEPFAEAKGG